The nucleotide window TCCTAAAACAGGTGGTAGGAAAACACTTCAATTTATAATTAGTGAAAAACCACACCCTCATTTCAAAAgagaagatgataatttaatatataCACTTCCTCTAACGTTCAAGGAATCGTTACTCGGCTTTTCCAAAACAATACAGACAATAGATGGGAAAAATCTACCATTATCAAGAGGGCAACCTGTTCAACCAAGTGAAACTACAACATATCCAGGACAAGGTATGCCGATTACAAAGAAACCAGGTCAAAGAGGTGATTTACTTATCAAGTACAAGGTTGATTATCCTATAAATTTGACTCCTGCTCAAAGGGAAGCAAtctctaataatttctAAGCTGcataatgaattattatttggattaaTTCATGTTATATAATCTATAGATGAATGTttaattaagaaataaatgTTGATAGTAGCCTTCACAGAAGCGAAAGTTGGaaaacattattatcttGTTCTGGATTGCTTTTTAGGTCAATCATATCAATTCGAGAAACCTTCGGCGCCTTTGCTAGTCCCCATGGGACACGTTTGATTGTGTAGTTAATTTAACAATAGCATGggcaaaaaaaaaaaagatgaTCTCTAGCGGGATCGAACCGCTGATCCCGGCGTTATTAGCACCGTGCCTTAACCAACTGGGCCAAGAGATCTTTTTTTATTGATATTTACGGTTTTCGGAGATTTACATAAATGATAATCAGAGCCATTTGCCTCAAACTTTATCTCTATGTTTGGTAGACTTTATATGATTCATAGTATGCAAAAGATTTTTGTTGGGTTACCTTAActagaaaaaagaaaaattgtatgtaatttcaaaaataatgccactattaataatatttgaaaactttttGAAACACTAATTCTTTAGGCAAGGAAACTTGGAACctaattttgaaaagaataatttcaataaatgaaatatcatGTTTTAgagaataaaataaaagattttAGGGTTCTTTCAAGAGAATGTTTTgtaagaatttcaaaacatttgttatttcttgaaaattaaatttgtttaaatattaatttgacAAAAAGATTGTAAATAAACataaaatcaaatttttttgcCCTAAATTGGTTGCAATACAGAGATTTAAGGCCTCTTCAAACACTAAGAGTCTCATTTTATAATCTTTGAGtctttgaaagattggAGAATAGAAGCTTATAAAATATGCTATTAAGTCTTTAACTACCAGATATCAGGGACCAAGCTGGACGCCCCCAGTTCCACCAGAGTAAGTGAAAAAAACTCCACTCCAGCTTtgactttttttttcttattttattcttaGTTTGCTAAAAAATAGATATACAATAAACACTAATATACTCGAATTTTTGAGAATGCAATTCCGATCATTTCttggatttcttcttcttcttttcctcagtttcaccttcatcatcagcctttctcttcttttccttcttttccttcttttcctttttctccttcttttctttcttttccttcttttccttcttctctttcttctccttcttttcttcatcttccttcttggtctcttccttttcttccttttcttcttccttcttaACTTCAAGTTCCTTAATCAATGGAGCTGATTCAGAAGTTTCAGTAGTAGCTGGAGTAGATTCTAGAGATTTATAGTTCTTTTTCCAATCTTCTGGAGTGTTTTCATTAGTACGACCATACTTATCTAATTTACCATCAGCCttcatttgtttcttcttttgtgCGACTGGTCCCAACCCCCATCTTCTTGGATACAAATCTCTTTCCATAATACATCTCTTGACGGTAGCAACGACACCATGGTCACAGGTTGCTAAATCAACAGTTGACATTTGAGCAATTGCGACAGCAATAGCTTCACCCTTAGTAGTAATTAAAACGACTTCATCGTATAGCTCAATACCTTCTTCATAACGTAATAAACCTGGAATCATCAATTTGGCACCATAACAGACAGCATTGACAGCAGAATCCTTGACGACAATTCTCTTGTAACCGACCAACAAAGTTTCTAAAGGTTGAATGatttttcttaaataaGATTCATCTCTAGTATTATCGTAAACCCATTGGGCATCCATAACATCATGTAGAGTAACCatgttatc belongs to Naumovozyma castellii chromosome 3, complete genome and includes:
- the CBF5 gene encoding pseudouridine synthase CBF5 (ancestral locus Anc_1.397) is translated as MSKDFVITPEATGASANTSEWPLLLKDYDKLLVRSGHYTPIPTGASPLKRDLKSYISSGVINLDKPSNPSSHEVVAWIKRILRCEKTGHSGTLDPKVTGCLIVCVDRATRLVKSQQGAGKEYVCIVRLHDALKDEKDLGRSLENLTGALFQRPPLISAVKRQLRVRTIYDSNLIEFDNKRNLGVFWASCEAGTYMRTLCVHMGMLLGVGGHMQELRRVRSGALSENDNMVTLHDVMDAQWVYDNTRDESYLRKIIQPLETLLVGYKRIVVKDSAVNAVCYGAKLMIPGLLRYEEGIELYDEVVLITTKGEAIAVAIAQMSTVDLATCDHGVVATVKRCIMERDLYPRRWGLGPVAQKKKQMKADGKLDKYGRTNENTPEDWKKNYKSLESTPATTETSESAPLIKELEVKKEEEKEEKEETKKEDEEKKEKKEKKEKKEKKEKKEKKEKKEKKEKKRKADDEGETEEKKKKKSKK